The Periplaneta americana isolate PAMFEO1 chromosome 2, P.americana_PAMFEO1_priV1, whole genome shotgun sequence genome has a window encoding:
- the LOC138695219 gene encoding putative ankyrin repeat protein RF_0381 produces MATSTYSPLNVTSPTVFSIYPICEQLQQNTMLGPRRQLLILHFLTMLQQGMNSTTDFHSIFQQLADNSNEIQGSGDVDSFKNLIEVLMAIQEVESSYISKLAALGPEIAEKENGTYVREVLTDCSTAVSALALNLSIANQQIKVLETKLKQYEEPSLQNKTENSAAILQQLLRISSAEEKNRYLVQTVQTDNPEAVQVLLDSNTNPNVMDSSGLHPLDYAAIKGNLEIVKLLAKYKANLTSWTSPYGESPIYYAAGNGHLDVVIWLLNEGVPIEIRDKAGVTPLLNAATWGRYNTFYGLVERGADINAVDKADVSALHYAAFGGNLDIVKYLGDHGVDLNVANVRGETALHYAAKYGRVNILNWLIDNGVPVDIRDKNEITPLLAAAAGGQFNTFTELVKRGADIDSVDNKGITALDYSAMGGNLDVVKFLAARGVNLTAATTNVTAENALYYAAGAGQVNVVDWLLSNGVPIDIRDNAGVTPLLNAATHGKYNTFIYLINKGADINAVDKANVSAMHYAAFGGNLDIINYLATHGISLIVRNVFGDTPLHYAAGYGRLDVVNWFLDNGVPVDIRNDQGLTPLISAAGAGQLEIVKTLLHRGARDNSQKSAYDEALKAKHNDVANYLREKYRFAF; encoded by the exons ATGGCGACTTCAACGTACAGTCCACTGAATGTGACCAGCCCAACTGTGTTTTCCATCTATCCAATATGTGAACAACTACAACAGAACACGATGTTGGGTCCCCGTCGTCAGTTGCTGATTTTACATTTCTTAACGATGCTACAACAGGGAATGAATTCAACAACCGACTTCCACAGCATTTTTCAACAACTAGCAGACAATTCGAATGAAATCCAGGGCAGTGGTGATGTAGATTCGTTCAAGAACTTGATTGAAGTGCTGATGGCTATTCAGGAAGTGGAATCTTCTTACATCTCAAAACTGGCGGCACTAGGACCCGAGATAGCTGAGAAAGAGAACGGGACATATGTTCGAGAAGTGCTCACCGACTGCAGTACCGCTGTGTCTGCATTGGCGCTGAATCTGTCCATCGCAAACCAGCAGATAAAAGTGCTGGAAACGAAGCTTAAGCAATACGAAGAACCCAGCCTACAAAACAAGACA gaaaattCGGCCGCTATTCTACAACAATTGTTGAGGATCTCCAGTGCTGAAGAAAAGAACCGGTATCTCGTCCAGACTGTACAAACTGATAATCCAGAAGCTGTGCAAGTTCTTCTTGACTCCAATACAAATCCTAATGTCATGGACAGTTCCGGACTACACCCTCTAGATTACGCAGCGATAAAAGGAAATTTAGAAATAGTCAAGTTATTGGCCAAATACAAGGCTAACCTTACGTCTTGGACCAGTCCTTACGGCGAATCGCCAATTTACTATGCAGCGGGAAACGGTCATCTGGATGTAGTGATCTGGCTATTAAATGAAGGCGTGCCGATAGAAATCAGAGATAAAGCTGGTGTCACCCCATTGTTAAACGCTGCTACATGGGGGCGGTATAACACTTTCTATGGCCTTGTCGAAAGAGGAGCAGATATAAATGCTGTTGATAAGGCAGACGTCTCAGCATTGCATTACGCAGCTTTTGGTGGAAACCTTGATATTGTCAAATATCTGGGGGATCATGGAGTAGATTTGAATGTTGCCAACGTACGTGGTGAGACAGCCCTCCATTACGCGGCGAAATATGGCCgtgttaatattttaaactgGCTAATCGACAATGGAGTCCCAGTAGACATCAGAGACAAGAATGAAATCACGCCCTTATTAGCCGCTGCAGCAGGAGGACAGTTTAACACTTTCACAGAACTCGTGAAAAGAGGCGCCGATATCGATTCTGTGGACAATAAAGGAATTACGGCACTTGATTATTCAGCCATGGGTGGAAATTTGGATGTAGTAAAATTCTTGGCTGCACGTGGAGTAAATCTAACAGCGGCAACGACAAATGTGACTGCAGAAAATGCTCTGTATTATGCAGCAGGCGCTGGTCAAGTGAATGTTGTTGATTGGTTGCTAAGTAACGGAGTGCCAATAGATATCAGAGACAACGCAGGCGTTACTCCTTTGTTGAACGCTGCAACGCATGGAAAATACAACACATTCATATACCTTATAAATAAAGGAGCTGACATCAATGCTGTGGACAAGGCAAATGTCTCGGCAATGCATTACGCAGCCTTTGGTGGGAACCTGGATATTATCAACTATCTGGCGACTCATGGAATAAGTTTAATCGTTCGAAACGTGTTTGGAGATACTCCCCTTCACTACGCCGCAGGATATGGTCGCTTGGATGTTGTGAACTGGTTCCTGGATAATGGAGTACCCGTGGACATAAGAAATGACCAAGGACTTACACCGCTGATAAGTGCTGCTGGTGCCGGACAACTGGAGATAGTGAAAACACTTCTGCACAGAGGAGCCAGGGACAATTCTCAAAAATCTGCGTATGATGAAGCATTAAAGGCAAAACACAATGACGTTGCAAActatcttagagaaaagtaccGTTTCGCTTTTTAG